Genomic DNA from Brenneria izadpanahii:
AAGCCCGGTATCGGCGCACATGGGGCGCCGATCCTGCCCCGCCGCTTGCCAGTTTTCGATCATGGTGTCCAGTACGAAACGCGATAGCTGACTGCTTTCCGTGCGCCGCATCGCCTGGATTCTTTGCCGGTAATCCGGCGGGATATCAATCGCCGCGCGTTTCATTATTTCGCCCGCGGCGGCTTCAATGCGTTCGATGGCGATAGTCATTACGATGCCTCCTGTCCTGCGGGCGCTCTCTGGCGCGCATCGGCGGGCGTTTCGCTCAGCAGCGACTGTCCCGGTTTTACCCTGGTAAATGAAACCGGCACCATCTCCAGCGACAGATGAGCGCCGTCGCCGGATGCCTGAATACTGGTGTAGCGGGTATGGTTGAGATCGCCGGTTTCAGGGAAGTCTTCCCGGAAGTGGGCGCCGCGGCTATCGTTGCGGGCCAGCGCCGCAGTGGCGATAACGCGTGAAATAAGAAGCTGGCTGTCGAGATTCAGCCAGTCGTGCCAGCTCAGATTATACTGGCGCAAACCGTCGCGAACGCCGATGCCGGCCATTTCGGCGGTATGATCGTCGAGCGCGTCGAGGCCGCGCCGGATCCCGGCATGGGTGCGCAACACGCCAATGTCGTTCCACATGGTTTCCGCCAACGCGTCGCGCAACGGGGTCAACGCGCCGGCCGGGCGGGAAAAGGGCGCTTCGACGCGGGCAATCGCGCGATCGATACTCGCTTGTTCCGGCGCGCGCCAGCTTGCCCCCCGTTTTACCCGCGCGGCCATGGATTCGCCGGCAATGCCGCCGAAAACCGTCGAGCAGGCGACGCCGTTGCCGCCTAAACGATTAGCGCCGTGCACGCCGCCGCTGTCTTCTCCCGCGACATAAAGACCGGGAACCGCCGTGGAGCAATCGGCCTCGAATTCGATGCCGCCCATCAGATAATGGGCCGTGGGGACGATTTCGACGCTGCCTCCGGCCAGGTCGAAACCGCAGTCGGCGCAGCGGTTGACCATGCCGGGGAAGGTTCGGCGAACCGCATCCTCTCCCAGGTGCTTCATCTGAATAAATACGCCGCCCATCGGGCCGGTTCGCCCCGCGCGCATTTCCGCGTAAATGCCGCGGCTGACCACATCACGCGTGGCGCGCTCCCCGCGCGCATCGTAGCGCTGCATAAAACGTTCGCCCAGGCCGTTGAGCAGATAGCCGCCCGCGCCGCGCAAGCCTTCTTCAAGCACCGTTCCCGTCATTCGGGTATCCGGGCCGCCGAGCAGCCCGGTTGGATGGAACTGCACCATTTCCATGTCGCGCAGCTTCAGACCATAGCGCAGCGCCATCGCCAGCCCGTCACAGGCTTTTTCGCCGGAAGGCGTGTGGTAACGGTACATGGTGGGGCCGGCGCCGGTGGCAAGCAACACCGCCTTCGCCTGAATAAAACGGTAGGCGCCGCGGCGTATATCGATAAACAGTACGCCGGCGATGCCCGAACCGTCCGATGCCGGGATCAGTTCTATCGCCCGGTGTTCTTCCAAC
This window encodes:
- a CDS encoding L-aspartate oxidase, whose protein sequence is MQIESLKTDILILGSGGAGLFAALHARQAAPELEVIVATKGLLGKSGCTRMVQGGYNVALAAGDSVERHFMDTINGGKWLPRQDLVWRLVEGAVERVQELENELGCFFDRNPDGTLHQKAFAGQTFDRTVHKSDLTGIEIINRLMEQVRVAGVRELEEHRAIELIPASDGSGIAGVLFIDIRRGAYRFIQAKAVLLATGAGPTMYRYHTPSGEKACDGLAMALRYGLKLRDMEMVQFHPTGLLGGPDTRMTGTVLEEGLRGAGGYLLNGLGERFMQRYDARGERATRDVVSRGIYAEMRAGRTGPMGGVFIQMKHLGEDAVRRTFPGMVNRCADCGFDLAGGSVEIVPTAHYLMGGIEFEADCSTAVPGLYVAGEDSGGVHGANRLGGNGVACSTVFGGIAGESMAARVKRGASWRAPEQASIDRAIARVEAPFSRPAGALTPLRDALAETMWNDIGVLRTHAGIRRGLDALDDHTAEMAGIGVRDGLRQYNLSWHDWLNLDSQLLISRVIATAALARNDSRGAHFREDFPETGDLNHTRYTSIQASGDGAHLSLEMVPVSFTRVKPGQSLLSETPADARQRAPAGQEAS